The Labrus bergylta chromosome 15, fLabBer1.1, whole genome shotgun sequence genome includes a region encoding these proteins:
- the atp5mj gene encoding ATP synthase subunit ATP5MPL, mitochondrial: MAGKAFTNWWSLMSPYYTKAYQEMWVGMGIMTYLYYKVSYGGKKAVKDKPAH, encoded by the exons ATGGCTGGAAAGGCTTTTACAAACTGGTGGTCCTTGATGAGCCCGTACTACACAAAGGCCTACCAGGAGATGTGGGTGGGCATGGGCATCATGACATACCTGTACTACAAAGTGTCCTATGGAG GCAAGAAGGCCGTGAAGGACA